The Lachnospiraceae bacterium KM106-2 nucleotide sequence TATCTTTGATCGCTGTTTTGATTGGAGTAACAATTGGTGTGATCGTTGCAGTCGTAAAAGTAGGGTATCACAATACAGTAAAGCCAAAATGGTATTTGAGAAGAATAAATGGTATTTGTAATCTATATATCGGAGTGATCCGTGGTACACCGGTATTTTTACAATTACTTATTATCTATAATATGGTATTTACCTCCCGTGGAACAAATGAAGTTTTGGCTGCAGCACTAGCATTTGGAATTAACTCAGGTGCCTATGTAGCGGAAATAGTAAGAGCAGGGATTATGAGTGTTGATCGTGGACAGATGGAAGCGGGGAGAAGTCTGGGATTGAATCAACTTCAGACTATGAGATATATAATTTTACCTCAGGCTGTAAAAAATATATTGCCAGCACTGGGAAATGAGTTTGTAACATTGATCAAAGAGACTAGTGTGGCAAGTGTAATCGCTGTTACTGATACGACTCAGGCGGCTAGAACCATCGGATTACGTACTTATGATATTATGACACCTCTTTTTATAGCGGCTGGTGTTTATCTTATCTTGGTACTTGGACTTACGAAATTGATGAACATAGTTGAAAGGAGGTTGGCTAAGAGTGATACATATTAATAATTTAGTGAAATCCTTTCATGGAAATATTGTATTAGATGGAATTAGTCAAGTTATTAATCAAGGGGATAAGGTAGTGATCGTTGGT carries:
- a CDS encoding amino acid transport system permease protein, whose protein sequence is MSLIHQIINAIDQALIQDQRYITYLKGIKVTLMISLIAVLIGVTIGVIVAVVKVGYHNTVKPKWYLRRINGICNLYIGVIRGTPVFLQLLIIYNMVFTSRGTNEVLAAALAFGINSGAYVAEIVRAGIMSVDRGQMEAGRSLGLNQLQTMRYIILPQAVKNILPALGNEFVTLIKETSVASVIAVTDTTQAARTIGLRTYDIMTPLFIAAGVYLILVLGLTKLMNIVERRLAKSDTY